The following are from one region of the Streptomyces rubrogriseus genome:
- a CDS encoding serine hydrolase domain-containing protein, which translates to MHRKRLAAAVLLAAALTGVFAPAAAAHPGRPGHPDAVQRQLDLLTARDGVPGALAYDGRTTRTSGVADLDSGRPMTDERGRFRLASDTKAFTATAVLRLVADGRLGLGDRAGSYVPQLADSPITVRQLLKQTSGLPEYSALVDWTRPGTPEEYLALALDAEPVFEPGTDWGYSNTNYLVLGMVIDEVSGVGFRTYVERTILRPLHLDDTYWPAPGELDLRGPHARNYGVHPAHPQDGRVDVTELPGYEFGASGGLVSTPVDLNAFWDGLFGGRLLPGWAVRLMTRDTTDIGGRDVYPAGSRYGYGVASIPLSCGGVYWGHGGDLPGGSVGGGRATGGRGTVSVYTTTWAAQGDSLRHLQGAVDAALCAKGR; encoded by the coding sequence ATGCACCGCAAGCGCCTCGCCGCCGCGGTCCTGCTCGCCGCCGCGCTCACCGGGGTGTTCGCGCCCGCGGCGGCGGCCCACCCGGGCCGTCCCGGCCACCCCGACGCCGTGCAGCGCCAACTGGACCTGCTCACCGCACGCGACGGCGTGCCCGGCGCGCTCGCGTACGACGGCAGGACGACCCGCACCTCCGGCGTCGCCGACCTGGACTCGGGCCGGCCGATGACCGACGAGCGGGGCCGGTTCCGGCTCGCCAGCGACACCAAGGCGTTCACCGCGACCGCGGTGCTGCGGCTGGTGGCGGACGGCCGCCTGGGCCTCGGCGACCGCGCGGGCTCCTACGTGCCGCAGCTCGCCGACAGCCCCATCACCGTACGGCAGTTGCTGAAGCAGACCAGCGGGCTGCCGGAGTACTCGGCGCTGGTGGACTGGACCCGGCCGGGGACGCCCGAGGAGTACCTGGCCCTGGCACTGGACGCGGAGCCCGTCTTCGAGCCCGGTACCGACTGGGGCTACTCCAACACCAACTACCTGGTCCTCGGCATGGTGATCGACGAGGTGTCCGGGGTCGGCTTCCGCACGTACGTGGAGCGCACGATCCTGCGCCCGCTGCACCTGGACGACACCTACTGGCCCGCGCCCGGCGAGCTGGACCTGCGCGGCCCGCACGCCCGGAACTACGGCGTCCATCCGGCGCACCCGCAGGACGGCAGGGTGGACGTGACCGAGCTGCCCGGGTACGAGTTCGGCGCGTCCGGCGGCCTGGTGTCCACTCCCGTCGACCTGAACGCCTTCTGGGACGGTCTGTTCGGCGGCCGCCTGCTGCCGGGCTGGGCGGTGCGCCTGATGACGCGGGACACCACCGACATCGGCGGCCGCGACGTCTACCCGGCGGGCAGTCGCTACGGCTACGGCGTCGCCTCCATCCCGCTCAGTTGCGGCGGCGTCTACTGGGGCCACGGCGGCGACCTGCCCGGCGGTTCGGTGGGCGGTGGCCGGGCCACGGGCGGCCGGGGCACGGTGTCCGTCTACACCACGACCTGGGCGGCCCAGGGCGACAGCCTGCGTCATCTCCAGGGCGCCGTGGACGCGGCCCTGTGCGCCAAGGGGCGCTGA